Genomic DNA from Candidatus Sulfurimonas marisnigri:
CTATAGCAAAAAGAAGAAATTATGCTTAAGCCGACTAAAACTGTAAAATCTTTAAAACACCAAGATAAAAGTTTGAGAGAAAGTTTTACTGTTTTATGTTGGAATGTGGCGAAACTAACACTTAAAAGTGAATATCAGGACTACTTAAACTCAATTGTTCAAAAATATAAAGTAGATGTTTTACTACTTCAAGAGGTAAAAAAACAGATAGCAAATGAGTTGGATATATCTGATTTTTCTTATGTTTTATCTCCAAATATTCAAACTAAAAAACACGTATTTGGAGTATTGAGTGCATTTAAAATTTCTTGTGAGAATGAAGTGTCGCTTCTTACTCAAAAACGGGAACTTGCATACGCAACTCATAAAGTGACATTAATAACTAAACATAAAATATCTCACGACAAAGAGATATTGATAGTAAACTTACATGCAATAAATTTTGCAAATAATAGTGACTTTTACAATGAGTTAGAGAGTATAAAGTTAATAATTAAATCTCATACAGGAGCCATGATAGTTGCGGGTGACTTTAACACTTGGAATGTAAAAAGGATTCAATATCTAAAAGAGTTCACGCAATCATTGTCGCTTAAAGAAGTAAAATTTAGCGATAGAACAAATCTAAAAAAAGTTTTTACAAATTGCTTAGATTATATTTTTTACAGAGACTTAGAATTAACATACTCAAAAGTGATTGACAGCAAAAAAATCTCAGACCATAATCCTATAATTGCGACATTTGAGTTTTGATTTTTACATGTAAGTATGTAAATAAGATTATCATTTACTAATCTATAATATAGTCTTTGGTTATTATTTCGAGTATATGACCATTTTCATCTTTAAAGTATACTCCGCGACCGCCATAGTTGTCGTTTGTCTCGCCATTATCTAACTTATATGGACCGCTACCGTAAACTATTTTATCCTCTTTTATACGTTCAAATATCTCATCGAACTGCTCATCTGTTACTTTAAAAGCGTAGTGCATTTTTGAGAAGTGCTCTTTTGTGCTAAAGTCCAGTGTCAGAGTTGAGTTAACTCTTACAACCGCAAAGTCATACCAGACTTTTAAAAACTCAAAGCCGAAAATCCTCTCATAAAACTTAGCCGATTTTACATTGTCATACGCTGGAATAATTGTATGATTGAGTGTGATTTCCATAACTATTTCCTCACTTAAGAACTATATTTAAAATGTAACATAAGTAAAATATATGTATGTTTTATTACTTATTTTAATAGTTACATGTAAGTTTTAGTTTTGATTTTTTCATGTGCTGTATGTACATTGATATTATAAGACTTAAAAGAGTGAGTATGATGTAAAATATCATAAAGAAGAGTGTGAATCGTGAGGTGCAATCAAGGAGTAAATATATGAATAAATATTTCACAGTGGCGCTATTAACTCTCTTTATAGCTTTAAACTTATCTGCAAACGACAGAGAAAAGTCTGTTTGCGGTGTTTTTCAAGAGCCTTTTTTGTTTTGGGTATGGAGTTCTATGACACCTGAACCAGATAGTAAAAGAATAAGCAATATACCGTTTATTGAACCGAGTGAGTTTAAGACATCAGATGGCAAAACCCTTCGTGGTTATAAGTACATATCAAATGATTCCAAGAACAAAACTTCTGCACAAGGGTACCTTTTAGTTGCCATGGGAAACACCATGGTCTCAGACCAGCTAATTGGCTACCTAAGAGAGTTCTCTGAGAAAAACTATGATGTATATATTTATGACTATAGAGGTTATGCCAACTCTGAGGGAAACAGACGAATCAACGCTATAATTGAAGACTATAAAGAGATAACTACATCTCTAAACAAATCATATGATAGAAAACTTCTTTATGGGATCTCTTTAGGTGGAGCTATTGTGCTAAACGTTATAGGCTCGGGTGTTGTATATGACGCAGCTGTCGTTGACTCAGCCCCAAGTTTTCTCTCGCCTCATGGTTGTCCAGAGTGGATTGATCCGGTGGCAAATCTTCCAAAAGATGCTAGTAAAATACTTGTGATTACTGGAAAAAAAGATAGCGTTTTGCATGAGAGCATGACTTCACCGCTGAGAGAGGGTGCACATGACAGAGGCGCTAATACAATTAATGGCGAAAACTACAATCATCCTTTTAATGATAAAACAATTGAGATTCATAATCAGCGTATGGAGCTGATTTTAAATCACCTAACTAAATAGTGAGCTAAAGTGGAGATTCAACCTCTGGGGTTTAGTTTTGGGGTTTAGTTTGGGGTTTAGTTTTTATTTAATAGCCAGCAAAACTTGGTACTCATGTAAAGCAAAATCATCTGTCATGCCGCTGATGTAGTCTATGATTAGTCGTACTCTGTAGTACCATTCAAGAATTTTAAATGACTCTACATCCTCTTTATCAAGCTTTTTAACATCATTTGAGTACGCTACAACATGCTTTGATGCTATCCTTTTTATAAGTCTCATGGCAATAAAGCACTCTATCTCCTCATCACGCATTAACTTCTCAAAATCTTCTGAGCTCAGCCCTAAAAGAGGTTTATAAATATTTAGCAGTCCATTTATAATTGCGTAGCCTTGAAGTTCCAGTTTTTGGACATGTGCATTTTTGTAAATATGTTTTTCAGATATATTTTGTAAAATCTCAATAGCTTTGTAGTACTTACTATGTTTATCATACTCAAGTAATGCACTATTAAACTTGCCCTTAAAAATGGCTTCGTGGTTGTCAATATAAATATCTACGACATGAGACACTAAAGAGGTCACTAGTTTTGCTCTTACTAGAGTAAAAAACATGTTGAACTGGAAAGGTTCATCGTCATTTTTTGCCTTTTGGTATCTATCTTCTATAACATCTAGTAGATAGTTTTCTCCCTCTTCTTCACACTCTGCTTTTATGAGGTTATAAACCTCATCCAAACTAAGTATCCCTTTTTCAACAGAGTCTTCCAAGTCTGCTGTAAGGTAGGAAATGTCATCAGCTGCTTCCATGATGTAAGTTATTGGGAATCTATGTCCATGTTCTACATCTAGTTTTTTTTGAATCTGCTCTATTAAATCTTTTTCACTGTAGTAAAACCCCGGTTTTTTCATAAGATAATCAAAAGGTTCTCCCTTTTTTGGTCTATCTTCAAATGCACCTCTTGTATATTTTAGTACTGCTAGAGTTTGAGTGTAGGAGAGGTTTAGTTTTTGCAGTTTTGTGATTACTCTTATGGCTTGTGCGTTTCCGTCATAGTTGCAAATATCTTTAGCAATCATCCCTTTGAGTTTTTTACTTTCATCATAACTTGAAGAAAAGCTTTCAAGTATTGGCAGAGCATTTTCTTTTATCCATTTGTTGATAGTTTTTTCTGCAAAATGTCCAAACGGTGGGTTACCAATGTCGTGAAGTAAACTTGTCATCTCTGCAGTAGATACAAACGCATCTTTAAGACCGTCCAAGCAATATGTCTTAAGTTCTTCTTCTGTGAGCTTTGAGAAAATAGTTTTAGCAATGAAACGGGCAGTCTGTGCCACTTCAAGAGAGTGCGTAAGTCTTGTGCGAATAGATGCGTTTAGTTCTAATGCAAAAACTTGCGTACGTTTTTGGAGTCTTCTAAATGCAGGTGCAGAGAGTATTCGACCTCTGTCACTCTCTATAGAGTAGTCAAGATTATCAATGGGGTAAAACTCTCTATCTACTGTCAACTTTTTACTATAATCAATCATCTATTGCCTTATTAGATATATCTAAACTTTGAGTGCATGATTTACTTTTTCGTTTAGTTTACATGCATGGGAATTATAACTTGTTTTCATGTAATCATGCCAAAGTTATTTTGTGAACACTTTTTGCTTTTTGACATTTGATCCACATCTTTTATTTGTTACGATACTTCTAGACTAAGGATATGTCATGAACAATGGTTTAATTCGAGTTGATGTTGCTAGTACCCACAATCCAAAAGTTAATCAGAATATACGGTTCCTAAAAATGGTGAAAATCAATTTAATGCTTAACGATAAAGGAGGCTGATCCTTTCGTATAGCAAATGAACTTACTATATGTATCTTGTGCTCAAGGATGAGATAAGATACATTCTAAACCTCTATAACCATCGACATAGTTTCAAGCTTACTAAAATACTCTATCCATCTTTATTATTTTTCCACGGTCATCAGCAATATACATTTTACCATCATCGTCAAAACATAATCCTTCCTGACTAGACTTAGGTAGTTTGTAGGTTTTTATTGTTTTCTCATTTATTGGGTCATATGCTATCAAAAGGTTATCGTTGTCACTAATCATGTATAAAATATTTTGATAGTAACTAAGTGCAGCGATATCTACATAACCATGATTGAAAATTTTTGTTATTTTCGCCTTCTTATTTTCAAGTGTATCTATTGTGAAAACGATTGAAGAGTCCTCTTTGGGGTAGATATTGTATGACTGGTTAGATAGATATAAAACATCATCTATAAGCTCAATCGCTTCTAATCCATGCTTCTTATCTTTTTTCAGAACTTTTATGCCATTAAATTTTCTTTTTATAGGAACCTCTTTTATAATATTGAAACTTTTTGCATCAACAACTAAAACAGAATCATCACCTTCAACACAGAGATATAAAAGTTTTTTTTCATTGTCACATGCAATGCCTTCTAAATCAAAACGTCCAAGATAATGTTCTCTTTTTATTTTTCCTTTTTTGGAGAGTTCATATATGCTCCCCTCATCATTCACAACAAAAAGAGTTTTTGATAGAGTGTAAAAACAGATGCCCGATGCCTCTGGTATTTTAGCAATAACTTTTTCTTTAGCAATGATTTGAGTAAATATACCCAACGATAGGATTAAGGTTATTATCATTTTCATTTGATGTCCGTTAGTGTATATTGTATTTTAAATCCCTTTTATAGCTTCTACAAAGATGTCACAACTACTCTGTGAAGAAAATACAAAGTTTACTTCCATTGTATCATCTGTATCTAAAAAAGATTTAACGCTCTTGTAGGCAACTTTAGCTGCATCATCCTTTGGATAACCGTAAATACCCGTAGAGATAGCAGGAAACGAAATACTATGGCATTTCAGATCTTTAGCAATTTTGAGTGAGTTGATATAGCAGTTTGAAAGAAGCTCTTCACAACGATTTTTACAAGATGTATAAATTGGTCCAACAGTGTGAATCACATATTTTGCCTTCAAATTTCCTGCAGTTGTTACAGTAGCATCTCCGGTAGGCAAACCATCTGGATAGGTAGATGTTCTAAGCTTTTTACACTCACTAAGAATTTTCTCTCCACCTGCACGATGTATGGCACCATCCACACCACCTCCACCGAGAAGTGATCTGTTTGCCGCATTAACTACCGCACATACATCCTCTTGTGTTATATCTGCTATTTTTATGTTTATATTTTTCATTTTCATACCTTCTGGCGTTGGATAGCTTTGTAATTGTACAATATTTGACTTTATAGATTTGTGTATAATAATTCAATGATATAATTATTTAATCTCTTGTTTATTACAAAAGGAAAACAACCAATGATACCGTTTAATCATCTAGGATTTGTCTTTAAATATTTTGGCTCTGTTATATATCCAAAAAAGGTCTTAGAAGAACTCTGCATATTTTTAGAACCATTGTCTAATAAAGCATCAGTTTTAGATGTCGGAGCAGGGACAGGTATGATGAGTGAGTTAGCATATAGATGCAATAGTGAGCTGAGATATGTAGCGGTAGACCCAGCGAATGGTATGCTCAAATATGCTGAGGATTATGTAGAAATACATATAGCAACTGCAGAAGTACTCCCTTTTGATGATGATAGTTTTGATGCCATACTTATGGGAGAATCACTGCACCACTTTGATGACCCTGATGTTGCTATGAAAGAAGTTGTGCGAGTTTTGAAGAAAAATGGAAAACTATTTATTTATGATTTTGATAAGGGAACATTTATGGGCAAGAGCCTCTGGGCTATGGAAAAACTATTGGGTGAGCCTGCTCATTTTTATGAAGTACATGTACTAAAAAAGATGCTAGAAGGGAATGGTTTTACCGTTGAAGTAAGCAATCATAGTTGGCGTTATACTGTGAGTGCCACTTTATAAATATTTAATATCTTATTTCAAAATCACCGCTAAATGTCTCATCACATGGGTGTCTCTCTATATTTTTTACGATACTTTTGGTCGAGCCTTTTTTGAGTATCTCGATAAATCTATTTATATCATTTTCATTACATGTAACGCAGGCTTCAACAGATCCGTTTGGCAGGTTTTTAACATATCCGCTAAAGTTTTCTTTGATGGATTTTTCATAAGTACTTTTTCTGTAAAAAACACCTTGTACTCTTCCATTTATAATAAATTTATAATTTTTCATGAAGATTCCTTCTGTATTAATGTATCAAAATTTTACTTATATTTTAGATATAGATTAAAGTGGAGATTCAGCCTCTGGGATATATCTTATAAAGTCTCAATATCAACCAGTTCTACACGCTCACAATCTTTCTTTAGTAACTTTTTAGTTGCTGCATCTTCTTCTGCTAGTACTAGAATATCTGCAAAGTCATCTTTAGTTACCTCAAATGAATGTAGCTCTTTGGTAGTTTTAATTTTTAAAGATGCGTCTGTACCAGTAGAGAGTAGTGCAATATTTCTAAAACCTTTGGCAAATTCACTTTTTATAGCTTTAGCTACTTTTTCGTTCAAAAGTAACTCTTTTAGAGATATCTCTTTATTTAAATCCCCATTACACAGAATTTTATATGTTACCATTATTGTCCCATTCATTTCTAGCCTTTTAACCTATTATCGTTCACAATAATATCCTATTGTTTAGGAAAGAACTAAATTTATTGCATAATGTCATTTTTTTATATAATATAATGGACTCTAAACTTATAATAAGGAATTAATATGTACACAGTATATCTTGCAGGAGAAATCCATTCTAACTGGAGAGAAGAAATTATAATAGGTTGCAAGGGTTGTGATATTAAATTTCTTACACCTGAGCACGACCATCAAAGTAGTGATGATATAGGTAAAAATGTAGTAGGAGAACAAGATAGTAGTTTCTACAATGACCATGTTAGTGCAAAAATAAACTCTATGAGAAATCACACCTACATCAAACAATCAGATATAGTAGTTGTAAGGTTTGGTGAAAAGTATAAGCAATTCAATGCTGCCTTTGATGCTGGATACGCAAATGCACTAGACAAAAAGTTAATAGTTATTCATCCCCAAGAATTTATACATGCACTCAAAGAAATTGACGCAGCAGCATCAGCAGTTGTAAACTCTCCATCTCAAGTTGTTGATATACTTAAACATTTAGTGAGATAAATAAACAGCTATTTTTCAGTTTTACTGGTTATGAATATATCTACATGTAGATTATATTAAAAGTGGAGATTCAACACAATGGGGCGTAGTCTTTACATCAAACCACGCATCATTAGATGTTTATACATGTGCTTAAGCATATATACATCAAAAACCCACCATGAATAACGTGGAACTGAAATATCTTTCCAAAAAGGTATAGAAGGCATTGGTCCATCATAACCAAACTCTGCCATGATTATTTCACCATACCTTGGTTTTAATGGGCAAACTGTGTAGCCATCAAACTTTTCTTCTAATGGTTTGTTACCCATAACTGAAATAATATTTTTTGCTACAATCGGTGCATGATGACGAGCAGAACCACCAGTTTTACCCATAGGAATTCCACACACATCACCTATTCCAAATATATTTTTATAACGGCGATGTTGAAGAGTAAATTTATCTACTTCAAGCCAACCTTTTTCAGGTCCTTCTTCCCATACTAGATTTGACTCTCTAACAGCTTCAACAGGACTCATAGGTGGAACAATATGTAGATAGTCATAATCTAAAACAACTTCCTCCTCCATAGATTCTATCCCCCACTCATCTTTATGCTCATAAATATAATGAAAAGTAGCCTTCTTATTTTTTACATCTACTTTAATAAGGTTGTGCTTAAATTTTGTTGACATTCCTTCGTAGCTATCTTGCGCTTTTTGTAGCTCATCTGCTATGTTTTTAAGACTAAAAAGTTTTCCCCCTGCAGTCGTGAAAATCATCTCAGTATGAAGTTTTTTCTGCTTTAAATAATCAGCACATAGACAAAGCATCTTCTGAGGAGCACCACCACATTTAATGGCCGTTCTTGGCTGAGTAAATATAACACGAGGCTTTTTGCCAGACTCTATCTCTTTAGTTATGTCCTTTAGCCATGTCCAACTTGTTGAACCACCGTCAGCTGTGCCTTTTTCAAAGTCT
This window encodes:
- a CDS encoding class I SAM-dependent methyltransferase; protein product: MIPFNHLGFVFKYFGSVIYPKKVLEELCIFLEPLSNKASVLDVGAGTGMMSELAYRCNSELRYVAVDPANGMLKYAEDYVEIHIATAEVLPFDDDSFDAILMGESLHHFDDPDVAMKEVVRVLKKNGKLFIYDFDKGTFMGKSLWAMEKLLGEPAHFYEVHVLKKMLEGNGFTVEVSNHSWRYTVSATL
- the dgt gene encoding dGTPase, whose translation is MIDYSKKLTVDREFYPIDNLDYSIESDRGRILSAPAFRRLQKRTQVFALELNASIRTRLTHSLEVAQTARFIAKTIFSKLTEEELKTYCLDGLKDAFVSTAEMTSLLHDIGNPPFGHFAEKTINKWIKENALPILESFSSSYDESKKLKGMIAKDICNYDGNAQAIRVITKLQKLNLSYTQTLAVLKYTRGAFEDRPKKGEPFDYLMKKPGFYYSEKDLIEQIQKKLDVEHGHRFPITYIMEAADDISYLTADLEDSVEKGILSLDEVYNLIKAECEEEGENYLLDVIEDRYQKAKNDDEPFQFNMFFTLVRAKLVTSLVSHVVDIYIDNHEAIFKGKFNSALLEYDKHSKYYKAIEILQNISEKHIYKNAHVQKLELQGYAIINGLLNIYKPLLGLSSEDFEKLMRDEEIECFIAMRLIKRIASKHVVAYSNDVKKLDKEDVESFKILEWYYRVRLIIDYISGMTDDFALHEYQVLLAIK
- a CDS encoding alpha/beta hydrolase produces the protein MNKYFTVALLTLFIALNLSANDREKSVCGVFQEPFLFWVWSSMTPEPDSKRISNIPFIEPSEFKTSDGKTLRGYKYISNDSKNKTSAQGYLLVAMGNTMVSDQLIGYLREFSEKNYDVYIYDYRGYANSEGNRRINAIIEDYKEITTSLNKSYDRKLLYGISLGGAIVLNVIGSGVVYDAAVVDSAPSFLSPHGCPEWIDPVANLPKDASKILVITGKKDSVLHESMTSPLREGAHDRGANTINGENYNHPFNDKTIEIHNQRMELILNHLTK
- a CDS encoding VOC family protein, giving the protein MEITLNHTIIPAYDNVKSAKFYERIFGFEFLKVWYDFAVVRVNSTLTLDFSTKEHFSKMHYAFKVTDEQFDEIFERIKEDKIVYGSGPYKLDNGETNDNYGGRGVYFKDENGHILEIITKDYIID
- a CDS encoding O-acetyl-ADP-ribose deacetylase, coding for MKNINIKIADITQEDVCAVVNAANRSLLGGGGVDGAIHRAGGEKILSECKKLRTSTYPDGLPTGDATVTTAGNLKAKYVIHTVGPIYTSCKNRCEELLSNCYINSLKIAKDLKCHSISFPAISTGIYGYPKDDAAKVAYKSVKSFLDTDDTMEVNFVFSSQSSCDIFVEAIKGI
- a CDS encoding YtoQ family protein — encoded protein: MYTVYLAGEIHSNWREEIIIGCKGCDIKFLTPEHDHQSSDDIGKNVVGEQDSSFYNDHVSAKINSMRNHTYIKQSDIVVVRFGEKYKQFNAAFDAGYANALDKKLIVIHPQEFIHALKEIDAAASAVVNSPSQVVDILKHLVR
- a CDS encoding NAD(P)/FAD-dependent oxidoreductase, with translation MNQEPKKTLNIESNLSRRDAIKLIGISPVAAMVIANGSMSSEAEAATDVKGKIVIIGAGAGGIMAMAHLKSKISNPDITIIAPNETHLYQPGQVFIATGVYQTEDIIMNNNDFIPSDVNWIKDEVKNIDADSNKITLRNGEDVSYDYLVIATGAACNYDWIEGLKKEDIGTNGLSSVYLSDFEKGTADGGSTSWTWLKDITKEIESGKKPRVIFTQPRTAIKCGGAPQKMLCLCADYLKQKKLHTEMIFTTAGGKLFSLKNIADELQKAQDSYEGMSTKFKHNLIKVDVKNKKATFHYIYEHKDEWGIESMEEEVVLDYDYLHIVPPMSPVEAVRESNLVWEEGPEKGWLEVDKFTLQHRRYKNIFGIGDVCGIPMGKTGGSARHHAPIVAKNIISVMGNKPLEEKFDGYTVCPLKPRYGEIIMAEFGYDGPMPSIPFWKDISVPRYSWWVFDVYMLKHMYKHLMMRGLM
- a CDS encoding acylphosphatase, giving the protein MKNYKFIINGRVQGVFYRKSTYEKSIKENFSGYVKNLPNGSVEACVTCNENDINRFIEILKKGSTKSIVKNIERHPCDETFSGDFEIRY
- a CDS encoding endonuclease/exonuclease/phosphatase family protein, which codes for MLKPTKTVKSLKHQDKSLRESFTVLCWNVAKLTLKSEYQDYLNSIVQKYKVDVLLLQEVKKQIANELDISDFSYVLSPNIQTKKHVFGVLSAFKISCENEVSLLTQKRELAYATHKVTLITKHKISHDKEILIVNLHAINFANNSDFYNELESIKLIIKSHTGAMIVAGDFNTWNVKRIQYLKEFTQSLSLKEVKFSDRTNLKKVFTNCLDYIFYRDLELTYSKVIDSKKISDHNPIIATFEF
- a CDS encoding SdiA-regulated domain-containing protein; this encodes MKMIITLILSLGIFTQIIAKEKVIAKIPEASGICFYTLSKTLFVVNDEGSIYELSKKGKIKREHYLGRFDLEGIACDNEKKLLYLCVEGDDSVLVVDAKSFNIIKEVPIKRKFNGIKVLKKDKKHGLEAIELIDDVLYLSNQSYNIYPKEDSSIVFTIDTLENKKAKITKIFNHGYVDIAALSYYQNILYMISDNDNLLIAYDPINEKTIKTYKLPKSSQEGLCFDDDGKMYIADDRGKIIKMDRVF